In Equus quagga isolate Etosha38 chromosome 14, UCLA_HA_Equagga_1.0, whole genome shotgun sequence, one DNA window encodes the following:
- the HOOK2 gene encoding protein Hook homolog 2 isoform X3: MSVDKAELCGSLLTWLQTFHVLPPCTSPQDLSSGLAIASVLNQIDPSWFNEAWLQGISDDPGPNWRLKVSNLKTILQSLVEYSQDVLGHPISEQHLPDVSLIGEFSDPEELGKLLQLVLGCAISCEKKQEHIQRIMTLEESVQQVVMEAIQELMTKDTPDSLSSETYGNFDSQSRRYYFLSEEADEGDELRQRCLDLERQLVLLSEEKQNLAQENAVLRERVGRPEGEGATGLTAKKLLLLQSQLEQLQEENFRLESGREDERLRCAELEREVTELQQRNQALTSLAQEAQALKDEIDELRQSSERAGQLEATLNSCRRRLGELRELRRQVRQLEERNAGHAERTRQLEDELRRAGSLRAQLEAQRRQVQELQGQRQEEALKTEKWQFECRNLEEKYESVTKEKERLLAERDSLREANEELRCAQLQPRGLTQADPSLDPTSSAVENLAAEILPAELRETLLRLQLENKRLCQQEAADRERQEELQRHLEDANRARHRLETQHRLNQQQLSELRAQVEDLQKALQEQGGKTEDSTLLKRKLEEHLQKLHEADLELQRKREYIEELEPPVDGSTAQRIEELQHSLQKKEADLRAMEERYRRYVDKARTVIQTLEPKQRPPGGAPPELYSLRTQLWERDVRIRHLEMDFEKSRSQREQEEKLLISAWYNMGMALQQRTGEERSPAHAQSFLAQQRLATNARRGPLGRLASLNMRPSDKH, from the exons GTTAGCAATCTGAAGACAATCTTACAGAGCTTGGTGGAGTACTCCCAGGAT GTCCTGGGGCATCCCATTTCGGAGCAACACCTCCCAGACGTGAGCCTCATTGGCGAGTTCTCAGACCCAGAAGAGCTTGGCAAGCTGCTTCAGCTGGTGCTGGGCTGTGCCATCAGTTGCGAGAAGAAGCAGG AGCACATCCAGAGAATCATGACCCTGGAGGAGTCAGTTCAGCAAGTGGTGATGGAAGCCATccaggag ctcATGACCAAAGACACCCCTGACTCCCTGTCATCGGAGACCTATGGGAACTTTGATAGCCAG TCCCGAAGGTACTACTTCCTGAGTGAGGAGGCTGATGAGGGGGATGAGCTGCGGCAGCGCTGTCTGGACCTGGAGCGGCAG CTAGTGCTCCTGTCAGAGGAGAAGCAGAACCTGGCGCAGGAGAACGCGGTGCTGCGCGAGCGGGTGGGCCGGCCCGAGGGTGAAGGCGCCACCGGCCTCACTGCCAAGAAGCTGCTGCTGCTACAATCCCAGCTGGAGCAGTTGCAAGAGGAGAACTTCAG GCTGGAGAGCGGCAGGGAGGACGAGCGCCTGCGTTGTGCTGAGCTCGAGCGGGAGGTCACCGAGCTGCAACAGCGAAATCAGGCGCTGACCAGCCTGGCTCAGGAGGCTCAGGCCCTGAAGGATGAGATAGATGAGCTGCG GCAGTCCTCGGAGCGCGCGGGGCAGCTGGAGGCCACGCTGAACAGCTGCCGGCGCCGCCTGGGCGAGCTGCGGGAGCTGCGGCGGCAGGTGCGGCAGCTGGAGGAGCGCAACGCCGGCCACGCCGAGCGCACGCGGCAGCTGGAGGACGAGCTGCGCCGGGCCGGCTCGCTGCGCGCCCAGCTCGAGGCGCAGCGGCGGCAG GTTCAGGAACTGCAGGGCCAGCGGCAGGAGGAGGCCTTGAAGACCGAGAAATGGCAATTCGAGTGCCGCAATCTGGAGGAAAAATATGAGTCGGTGACAAAGGAGAAGGAG CGGCTGTTGGCAGAGCGGGACTCCCTGCGCGAGGCCAACGAGGAGCTGCGCTGCGCCCAGCTGCAGCCGCGGGGGCTGACCCAGGCCG ACCCCTCACTGGATCCCACCTCATCAGCTGTGGAAAATTTAGCAGCGGAGATCCTACCTGCGGAACTCAG GGAGACGCTCCTGCGGCTTCAGCTGGAGAACAAGCGGCTGTGCCAGCAGGAGGCGGCCGACCGGGAGCGGCAGGAGGAGCTGCAGCGCCACCTGGAGGACGCCAACCGCGCGCGCCACCGGCTGGAGACGCAGCACCG GCTCAACCAGCAGCAGCTGTCGGAGCTGCGGGCCCAGGTGGAGGACCTGCAGAAGGCCCTGCAGGAGCAGGGGGGCAAGACTGAGGAC TCCACCCTGCTgaagaggaagctggaggaaCATCT GCAGAAGCTGCACGAGGCGGACCTGGAGCTGCAGCGGAAGCGCGAATATATTGAGGAGCTGGAGCCCCCCGTGGACGGCAGCA CAGCCCAGCGCATCGAGGAGCTGCAGCACAGCCTGCAGAAGAAGGAGGCCGACTTGCGGGCCATGGAGGAGCGGTACCGCCGCTACGTGGACAAGGCGCGCACG GTCATACAGACCCTGGAACCCAAGCAGCGGCCACCAGGGGGTGCGCCCCCAGAACTCTACTCCCTGAGGACACAGCTCTGGGAGCGGGACGTCCGCATCCGGCACCTGGAG ATGGACTTTGAGAAGAGCCGAAGTCAGCGGGAACAGGAGGAAAAGCTGCTCATCAGCGCCTGGTATAACATG ggcaTGGCCCTGCAGCAGCGCACTGGCGAAGAACGGTCTCCCGCGCATGCCCAGTCCTTCCTGGCACAGCAGCGACTGGCCACCAATGCTCGCCGTGGACCCCTGGGACGCCTAGCATCCCTAAACATGCGCCCCTCTGACAAACACTGA
- the HOOK2 gene encoding protein Hook homolog 2 isoform X1, translated as MSVDKAELCGSLLTWLQTFHVLPPCTSPQDLSSGLAIASVLNQIDPSWFNEAWLQGISDDPGPNWRLKVSNLKTILQSLVEYSQDVLGHPISEQHLPDVSLIGEFSDPEELGKLLQLVLGCAISCEKKQEHIQRIMTLEESVQQVVMEAIQELMTKDTPDSLSSETYGNFDSQSRRYYFLSEEADEGDELRQRCLDLERQLVLLSEEKQNLAQENAVLRERVGRPEGEGATGLTAKKLLLLQSQLEQLQEENFRLESGREDERLRCAELEREVTELQQRNQALTSLAQEAQALKDEIDELRQSSERAGQLEATLNSCRRRLGELRELRRQVRQLEERNAGHAERTRQLEDELRRAGSLRAQLEAQRRQVQELQGQRQEEALKTEKWQFECRNLEEKYESVTKEKERLLAERDSLREANEELRCAQLQPRGLTQADPSLDPTSSAVENLAAEILPAELRETLLRLQLENKRLCQQEAADRERQEELQRHLEDANRARHRLETQHRLNQQQLSELRAQVEDLQKALQEQGGKTEDPISTLLKRKLEEHLQKLHEADLELQRKREYIEELEPPVDGSTAQRIEELQHSLQKKEADLRAMEERYRRYVDKARTVIQTLEPKQRPPGGAPPELYSLRTQLWERDVRIRHLEMDFEKSRSQREQEEKLLISAWYNMGMALQQRTGEERSPAHAQSFLAQQRLATNARRGPLGRLASLNMRPSDKH; from the exons GTTAGCAATCTGAAGACAATCTTACAGAGCTTGGTGGAGTACTCCCAGGAT GTCCTGGGGCATCCCATTTCGGAGCAACACCTCCCAGACGTGAGCCTCATTGGCGAGTTCTCAGACCCAGAAGAGCTTGGCAAGCTGCTTCAGCTGGTGCTGGGCTGTGCCATCAGTTGCGAGAAGAAGCAGG AGCACATCCAGAGAATCATGACCCTGGAGGAGTCAGTTCAGCAAGTGGTGATGGAAGCCATccaggag ctcATGACCAAAGACACCCCTGACTCCCTGTCATCGGAGACCTATGGGAACTTTGATAGCCAG TCCCGAAGGTACTACTTCCTGAGTGAGGAGGCTGATGAGGGGGATGAGCTGCGGCAGCGCTGTCTGGACCTGGAGCGGCAG CTAGTGCTCCTGTCAGAGGAGAAGCAGAACCTGGCGCAGGAGAACGCGGTGCTGCGCGAGCGGGTGGGCCGGCCCGAGGGTGAAGGCGCCACCGGCCTCACTGCCAAGAAGCTGCTGCTGCTACAATCCCAGCTGGAGCAGTTGCAAGAGGAGAACTTCAG GCTGGAGAGCGGCAGGGAGGACGAGCGCCTGCGTTGTGCTGAGCTCGAGCGGGAGGTCACCGAGCTGCAACAGCGAAATCAGGCGCTGACCAGCCTGGCTCAGGAGGCTCAGGCCCTGAAGGATGAGATAGATGAGCTGCG GCAGTCCTCGGAGCGCGCGGGGCAGCTGGAGGCCACGCTGAACAGCTGCCGGCGCCGCCTGGGCGAGCTGCGGGAGCTGCGGCGGCAGGTGCGGCAGCTGGAGGAGCGCAACGCCGGCCACGCCGAGCGCACGCGGCAGCTGGAGGACGAGCTGCGCCGGGCCGGCTCGCTGCGCGCCCAGCTCGAGGCGCAGCGGCGGCAG GTTCAGGAACTGCAGGGCCAGCGGCAGGAGGAGGCCTTGAAGACCGAGAAATGGCAATTCGAGTGCCGCAATCTGGAGGAAAAATATGAGTCGGTGACAAAGGAGAAGGAG CGGCTGTTGGCAGAGCGGGACTCCCTGCGCGAGGCCAACGAGGAGCTGCGCTGCGCCCAGCTGCAGCCGCGGGGGCTGACCCAGGCCG ACCCCTCACTGGATCCCACCTCATCAGCTGTGGAAAATTTAGCAGCGGAGATCCTACCTGCGGAACTCAG GGAGACGCTCCTGCGGCTTCAGCTGGAGAACAAGCGGCTGTGCCAGCAGGAGGCGGCCGACCGGGAGCGGCAGGAGGAGCTGCAGCGCCACCTGGAGGACGCCAACCGCGCGCGCCACCGGCTGGAGACGCAGCACCG GCTCAACCAGCAGCAGCTGTCGGAGCTGCGGGCCCAGGTGGAGGACCTGCAGAAGGCCCTGCAGGAGCAGGGGGGCAAGACTGAGGAC CCCATT TCCACCCTGCTgaagaggaagctggaggaaCATCT GCAGAAGCTGCACGAGGCGGACCTGGAGCTGCAGCGGAAGCGCGAATATATTGAGGAGCTGGAGCCCCCCGTGGACGGCAGCA CAGCCCAGCGCATCGAGGAGCTGCAGCACAGCCTGCAGAAGAAGGAGGCCGACTTGCGGGCCATGGAGGAGCGGTACCGCCGCTACGTGGACAAGGCGCGCACG GTCATACAGACCCTGGAACCCAAGCAGCGGCCACCAGGGGGTGCGCCCCCAGAACTCTACTCCCTGAGGACACAGCTCTGGGAGCGGGACGTCCGCATCCGGCACCTGGAG ATGGACTTTGAGAAGAGCCGAAGTCAGCGGGAACAGGAGGAAAAGCTGCTCATCAGCGCCTGGTATAACATG ggcaTGGCCCTGCAGCAGCGCACTGGCGAAGAACGGTCTCCCGCGCATGCCCAGTCCTTCCTGGCACAGCAGCGACTGGCCACCAATGCTCGCCGTGGACCCCTGGGACGCCTAGCATCCCTAAACATGCGCCCCTCTGACAAACACTGA
- the HOOK2 gene encoding protein Hook homolog 2 isoform X2 — protein MSVDKAELCGSLLTWLQTFHVLPPCTSPQDLSSGLAIASVLNQIDPSWFNEAWLQGISDDPGPNWRLKVSNLKTILQSLVEYSQDVLGHPISEQHLPDVSLIGEFSDPEELGKLLQLVLGCAISCEKKQEHIQRIMTLEESVQQVVMEAIQELMTKDTPDSLSSETYGNFDSQSRRYYFLSEEADEGDELRQRCLDLERQLVLLSEEKQNLAQENAVLRERVGRPEGEGATGLTAKKLLLLQSQLEQLQEENFRLESGREDERLRCAELEREVTELQQRNQALTSLAQEAQALKDEIDELRQSSERAGQLEATLNSCRRRLGELRELRRQVRQLEERNAGHAERTRQLEDELRRAGSLRAQLEAQRRQVQELQGQRQEEALKTEKWQFECRNLEEKYESVTKEKERLLAERDSLREANEELRCAQLQPRGLTQADPSLDPTSSAVENLAAEILPAELRETLLRLQLENKRLCQQEAADRERQEELQRHLEDANRARHRLETQHRLNQQQLSELRAQVEDLQKALQEQGGKTEDPISTLLKRKLEEHLQKLHEADLELQRKREYIEELEPPVDGSTQRIEELQHSLQKKEADLRAMEERYRRYVDKARTVIQTLEPKQRPPGGAPPELYSLRTQLWERDVRIRHLEMDFEKSRSQREQEEKLLISAWYNMGMALQQRTGEERSPAHAQSFLAQQRLATNARRGPLGRLASLNMRPSDKH, from the exons GTTAGCAATCTGAAGACAATCTTACAGAGCTTGGTGGAGTACTCCCAGGAT GTCCTGGGGCATCCCATTTCGGAGCAACACCTCCCAGACGTGAGCCTCATTGGCGAGTTCTCAGACCCAGAAGAGCTTGGCAAGCTGCTTCAGCTGGTGCTGGGCTGTGCCATCAGTTGCGAGAAGAAGCAGG AGCACATCCAGAGAATCATGACCCTGGAGGAGTCAGTTCAGCAAGTGGTGATGGAAGCCATccaggag ctcATGACCAAAGACACCCCTGACTCCCTGTCATCGGAGACCTATGGGAACTTTGATAGCCAG TCCCGAAGGTACTACTTCCTGAGTGAGGAGGCTGATGAGGGGGATGAGCTGCGGCAGCGCTGTCTGGACCTGGAGCGGCAG CTAGTGCTCCTGTCAGAGGAGAAGCAGAACCTGGCGCAGGAGAACGCGGTGCTGCGCGAGCGGGTGGGCCGGCCCGAGGGTGAAGGCGCCACCGGCCTCACTGCCAAGAAGCTGCTGCTGCTACAATCCCAGCTGGAGCAGTTGCAAGAGGAGAACTTCAG GCTGGAGAGCGGCAGGGAGGACGAGCGCCTGCGTTGTGCTGAGCTCGAGCGGGAGGTCACCGAGCTGCAACAGCGAAATCAGGCGCTGACCAGCCTGGCTCAGGAGGCTCAGGCCCTGAAGGATGAGATAGATGAGCTGCG GCAGTCCTCGGAGCGCGCGGGGCAGCTGGAGGCCACGCTGAACAGCTGCCGGCGCCGCCTGGGCGAGCTGCGGGAGCTGCGGCGGCAGGTGCGGCAGCTGGAGGAGCGCAACGCCGGCCACGCCGAGCGCACGCGGCAGCTGGAGGACGAGCTGCGCCGGGCCGGCTCGCTGCGCGCCCAGCTCGAGGCGCAGCGGCGGCAG GTTCAGGAACTGCAGGGCCAGCGGCAGGAGGAGGCCTTGAAGACCGAGAAATGGCAATTCGAGTGCCGCAATCTGGAGGAAAAATATGAGTCGGTGACAAAGGAGAAGGAG CGGCTGTTGGCAGAGCGGGACTCCCTGCGCGAGGCCAACGAGGAGCTGCGCTGCGCCCAGCTGCAGCCGCGGGGGCTGACCCAGGCCG ACCCCTCACTGGATCCCACCTCATCAGCTGTGGAAAATTTAGCAGCGGAGATCCTACCTGCGGAACTCAG GGAGACGCTCCTGCGGCTTCAGCTGGAGAACAAGCGGCTGTGCCAGCAGGAGGCGGCCGACCGGGAGCGGCAGGAGGAGCTGCAGCGCCACCTGGAGGACGCCAACCGCGCGCGCCACCGGCTGGAGACGCAGCACCG GCTCAACCAGCAGCAGCTGTCGGAGCTGCGGGCCCAGGTGGAGGACCTGCAGAAGGCCCTGCAGGAGCAGGGGGGCAAGACTGAGGAC CCCATT TCCACCCTGCTgaagaggaagctggaggaaCATCT GCAGAAGCTGCACGAGGCGGACCTGGAGCTGCAGCGGAAGCGCGAATATATTGAGGAGCTGGAGCCCCCCGTGGACGGCAGCA CCCAGCGCATCGAGGAGCTGCAGCACAGCCTGCAGAAGAAGGAGGCCGACTTGCGGGCCATGGAGGAGCGGTACCGCCGCTACGTGGACAAGGCGCGCACG GTCATACAGACCCTGGAACCCAAGCAGCGGCCACCAGGGGGTGCGCCCCCAGAACTCTACTCCCTGAGGACACAGCTCTGGGAGCGGGACGTCCGCATCCGGCACCTGGAG ATGGACTTTGAGAAGAGCCGAAGTCAGCGGGAACAGGAGGAAAAGCTGCTCATCAGCGCCTGGTATAACATG ggcaTGGCCCTGCAGCAGCGCACTGGCGAAGAACGGTCTCCCGCGCATGCCCAGTCCTTCCTGGCACAGCAGCGACTGGCCACCAATGCTCGCCGTGGACCCCTGGGACGCCTAGCATCCCTAAACATGCGCCCCTCTGACAAACACTGA
- the HOOK2 gene encoding protein Hook homolog 2 isoform X4, whose translation MSVDKAELCGSLLTWLQTFHVLPPCTSPQDLSSGLAIASVLNQIDPSWFNEAWLQGISDDPGPNWRLKVSNLKTILQSLVEYSQDVLGHPISEQHLPDVSLIGEFSDPEELGKLLQLVLGCAISCEKKQEHIQRIMTLEESVQQVVMEAIQELMTKDTPDSLSSETYGNFDSQSRRYYFLSEEADEGDELRQRCLDLERQLVLLSEEKQNLAQENAVLRERVGRPEGEGATGLTAKKLLLLQSQLEQLQEENFRLESGREDERLRCAELEREVTELQQRNQALTSLAQEAQALKDEIDELRQSSERAGQLEATLNSCRRRLGELRELRRQVRQLEERNAGHAERTRQLEDELRRAGSLRAQLEAQRRQVQELQGQRQEEALKTEKWQFECRNLEEKYESVTKEKERLLAERDSLREANEELRCAQLQPRGLTQADPSLDPTSSAVENLAAEILPAELRETLLRLQLENKRLCQQEAADRERQEELQRHLEDANRARHRLETQHRLNQQQLSELRAQVEDLQKALQEQGGKTEDSTLLKRKLEEHLQKLHEADLELQRKREYIEELEPPVDGSTQRIEELQHSLQKKEADLRAMEERYRRYVDKARTVIQTLEPKQRPPGGAPPELYSLRTQLWERDVRIRHLEMDFEKSRSQREQEEKLLISAWYNMGMALQQRTGEERSPAHAQSFLAQQRLATNARRGPLGRLASLNMRPSDKH comes from the exons GTTAGCAATCTGAAGACAATCTTACAGAGCTTGGTGGAGTACTCCCAGGAT GTCCTGGGGCATCCCATTTCGGAGCAACACCTCCCAGACGTGAGCCTCATTGGCGAGTTCTCAGACCCAGAAGAGCTTGGCAAGCTGCTTCAGCTGGTGCTGGGCTGTGCCATCAGTTGCGAGAAGAAGCAGG AGCACATCCAGAGAATCATGACCCTGGAGGAGTCAGTTCAGCAAGTGGTGATGGAAGCCATccaggag ctcATGACCAAAGACACCCCTGACTCCCTGTCATCGGAGACCTATGGGAACTTTGATAGCCAG TCCCGAAGGTACTACTTCCTGAGTGAGGAGGCTGATGAGGGGGATGAGCTGCGGCAGCGCTGTCTGGACCTGGAGCGGCAG CTAGTGCTCCTGTCAGAGGAGAAGCAGAACCTGGCGCAGGAGAACGCGGTGCTGCGCGAGCGGGTGGGCCGGCCCGAGGGTGAAGGCGCCACCGGCCTCACTGCCAAGAAGCTGCTGCTGCTACAATCCCAGCTGGAGCAGTTGCAAGAGGAGAACTTCAG GCTGGAGAGCGGCAGGGAGGACGAGCGCCTGCGTTGTGCTGAGCTCGAGCGGGAGGTCACCGAGCTGCAACAGCGAAATCAGGCGCTGACCAGCCTGGCTCAGGAGGCTCAGGCCCTGAAGGATGAGATAGATGAGCTGCG GCAGTCCTCGGAGCGCGCGGGGCAGCTGGAGGCCACGCTGAACAGCTGCCGGCGCCGCCTGGGCGAGCTGCGGGAGCTGCGGCGGCAGGTGCGGCAGCTGGAGGAGCGCAACGCCGGCCACGCCGAGCGCACGCGGCAGCTGGAGGACGAGCTGCGCCGGGCCGGCTCGCTGCGCGCCCAGCTCGAGGCGCAGCGGCGGCAG GTTCAGGAACTGCAGGGCCAGCGGCAGGAGGAGGCCTTGAAGACCGAGAAATGGCAATTCGAGTGCCGCAATCTGGAGGAAAAATATGAGTCGGTGACAAAGGAGAAGGAG CGGCTGTTGGCAGAGCGGGACTCCCTGCGCGAGGCCAACGAGGAGCTGCGCTGCGCCCAGCTGCAGCCGCGGGGGCTGACCCAGGCCG ACCCCTCACTGGATCCCACCTCATCAGCTGTGGAAAATTTAGCAGCGGAGATCCTACCTGCGGAACTCAG GGAGACGCTCCTGCGGCTTCAGCTGGAGAACAAGCGGCTGTGCCAGCAGGAGGCGGCCGACCGGGAGCGGCAGGAGGAGCTGCAGCGCCACCTGGAGGACGCCAACCGCGCGCGCCACCGGCTGGAGACGCAGCACCG GCTCAACCAGCAGCAGCTGTCGGAGCTGCGGGCCCAGGTGGAGGACCTGCAGAAGGCCCTGCAGGAGCAGGGGGGCAAGACTGAGGAC TCCACCCTGCTgaagaggaagctggaggaaCATCT GCAGAAGCTGCACGAGGCGGACCTGGAGCTGCAGCGGAAGCGCGAATATATTGAGGAGCTGGAGCCCCCCGTGGACGGCAGCA CCCAGCGCATCGAGGAGCTGCAGCACAGCCTGCAGAAGAAGGAGGCCGACTTGCGGGCCATGGAGGAGCGGTACCGCCGCTACGTGGACAAGGCGCGCACG GTCATACAGACCCTGGAACCCAAGCAGCGGCCACCAGGGGGTGCGCCCCCAGAACTCTACTCCCTGAGGACACAGCTCTGGGAGCGGGACGTCCGCATCCGGCACCTGGAG ATGGACTTTGAGAAGAGCCGAAGTCAGCGGGAACAGGAGGAAAAGCTGCTCATCAGCGCCTGGTATAACATG ggcaTGGCCCTGCAGCAGCGCACTGGCGAAGAACGGTCTCCCGCGCATGCCCAGTCCTTCCTGGCACAGCAGCGACTGGCCACCAATGCTCGCCGTGGACCCCTGGGACGCCTAGCATCCCTAAACATGCGCCCCTCTGACAAACACTGA
- the HOOK2 gene encoding protein Hook homolog 2 isoform X6, with the protein MRVSAHLVADVPRPAPLYQPPGPEQWPRHSLCAEPDVLGHPISEQHLPDVSLIGEFSDPEELGKLLQLVLGCAISCEKKQEHIQRIMTLEESVQQVVMEAIQELMTKDTPDSLSSETYGNFDSQSRRYYFLSEEADEGDELRQRCLDLERQLVLLSEEKQNLAQENAVLRERVGRPEGEGATGLTAKKLLLLQSQLEQLQEENFRLESGREDERLRCAELEREVTELQQRNQALTSLAQEAQALKDEIDELRQSSERAGQLEATLNSCRRRLGELRELRRQVRQLEERNAGHAERTRQLEDELRRAGSLRAQLEAQRRQVQELQGQRQEEALKTEKWQFECRNLEEKYESVTKEKERLLAERDSLREANEELRCAQLQPRGLTQADPSLDPTSSAVENLAAEILPAELRETLLRLQLENKRLCQQEAADRERQEELQRHLEDANRARHRLETQHRLNQQQLSELRAQVEDLQKALQEQGGKTEDPISTLLKRKLEEHLQKLHEADLELQRKREYIEELEPPVDGSTAQRIEELQHSLQKKEADLRAMEERYRRYVDKARTVIQTLEPKQRPPGGAPPELYSLRTQLWERDVRIRHLEMDFEKSRSQREQEEKLLISAWYNMGMALQQRTGEERSPAHAQSFLAQQRLATNARRGPLGRLASLNMRPSDKH; encoded by the exons GTCCTGGGGCATCCCATTTCGGAGCAACACCTCCCAGACGTGAGCCTCATTGGCGAGTTCTCAGACCCAGAAGAGCTTGGCAAGCTGCTTCAGCTGGTGCTGGGCTGTGCCATCAGTTGCGAGAAGAAGCAGG AGCACATCCAGAGAATCATGACCCTGGAGGAGTCAGTTCAGCAAGTGGTGATGGAAGCCATccaggag ctcATGACCAAAGACACCCCTGACTCCCTGTCATCGGAGACCTATGGGAACTTTGATAGCCAG TCCCGAAGGTACTACTTCCTGAGTGAGGAGGCTGATGAGGGGGATGAGCTGCGGCAGCGCTGTCTGGACCTGGAGCGGCAG CTAGTGCTCCTGTCAGAGGAGAAGCAGAACCTGGCGCAGGAGAACGCGGTGCTGCGCGAGCGGGTGGGCCGGCCCGAGGGTGAAGGCGCCACCGGCCTCACTGCCAAGAAGCTGCTGCTGCTACAATCCCAGCTGGAGCAGTTGCAAGAGGAGAACTTCAG GCTGGAGAGCGGCAGGGAGGACGAGCGCCTGCGTTGTGCTGAGCTCGAGCGGGAGGTCACCGAGCTGCAACAGCGAAATCAGGCGCTGACCAGCCTGGCTCAGGAGGCTCAGGCCCTGAAGGATGAGATAGATGAGCTGCG GCAGTCCTCGGAGCGCGCGGGGCAGCTGGAGGCCACGCTGAACAGCTGCCGGCGCCGCCTGGGCGAGCTGCGGGAGCTGCGGCGGCAGGTGCGGCAGCTGGAGGAGCGCAACGCCGGCCACGCCGAGCGCACGCGGCAGCTGGAGGACGAGCTGCGCCGGGCCGGCTCGCTGCGCGCCCAGCTCGAGGCGCAGCGGCGGCAG GTTCAGGAACTGCAGGGCCAGCGGCAGGAGGAGGCCTTGAAGACCGAGAAATGGCAATTCGAGTGCCGCAATCTGGAGGAAAAATATGAGTCGGTGACAAAGGAGAAGGAG CGGCTGTTGGCAGAGCGGGACTCCCTGCGCGAGGCCAACGAGGAGCTGCGCTGCGCCCAGCTGCAGCCGCGGGGGCTGACCCAGGCCG ACCCCTCACTGGATCCCACCTCATCAGCTGTGGAAAATTTAGCAGCGGAGATCCTACCTGCGGAACTCAG GGAGACGCTCCTGCGGCTTCAGCTGGAGAACAAGCGGCTGTGCCAGCAGGAGGCGGCCGACCGGGAGCGGCAGGAGGAGCTGCAGCGCCACCTGGAGGACGCCAACCGCGCGCGCCACCGGCTGGAGACGCAGCACCG GCTCAACCAGCAGCAGCTGTCGGAGCTGCGGGCCCAGGTGGAGGACCTGCAGAAGGCCCTGCAGGAGCAGGGGGGCAAGACTGAGGAC CCCATT TCCACCCTGCTgaagaggaagctggaggaaCATCT GCAGAAGCTGCACGAGGCGGACCTGGAGCTGCAGCGGAAGCGCGAATATATTGAGGAGCTGGAGCCCCCCGTGGACGGCAGCA CAGCCCAGCGCATCGAGGAGCTGCAGCACAGCCTGCAGAAGAAGGAGGCCGACTTGCGGGCCATGGAGGAGCGGTACCGCCGCTACGTGGACAAGGCGCGCACG GTCATACAGACCCTGGAACCCAAGCAGCGGCCACCAGGGGGTGCGCCCCCAGAACTCTACTCCCTGAGGACACAGCTCTGGGAGCGGGACGTCCGCATCCGGCACCTGGAG ATGGACTTTGAGAAGAGCCGAAGTCAGCGGGAACAGGAGGAAAAGCTGCTCATCAGCGCCTGGTATAACATG ggcaTGGCCCTGCAGCAGCGCACTGGCGAAGAACGGTCTCCCGCGCATGCCCAGTCCTTCCTGGCACAGCAGCGACTGGCCACCAATGCTCGCCGTGGACCCCTGGGACGCCTAGCATCCCTAAACATGCGCCCCTCTGACAAACACTGA